From the genome of Novosphingobium sp. TH158, one region includes:
- a CDS encoding DUF3489 domain-containing protein codes for MEHTNTSAAQRPRRMAREPQADAGTQVEAQPAIPSKRDAVIALLSRPEGASIDEMVAATGWLPHTTRAMLTGLRKKGHAITRDKVDGITRYRMTAAATA; via the coding sequence ATGGAACACACCAACACGTCCGCGGCTCAACGCCCCCGCCGCATGGCCCGCGAGCCTCAGGCCGATGCAGGGACCCAGGTCGAGGCGCAGCCCGCTATCCCCAGCAAGCGCGATGCAGTCATCGCACTGCTCAGTCGACCGGAAGGTGCCAGCATCGATGAGATGGTCGCGGCAACCGGCTGGCTGCCCCACACCACCCGCGCGATGCTGACCGGCTTGCGCAAGAAGGGCCACGCCATCACCAGGGACAAGGTCGACGGCATCACTCGTTATCGCATGACCGCGGCGGCGACCGCATGA
- a CDS encoding asparagine synthase-related protein, producing MTSIVVWNKSFPGFEPSHFASHPFTGSLGCWHVTSCAAPVLLPGENGWLFASARLDNRADVAARLEFSSDQARVLTDSELLSAAYGAWGAQCGEHMLGAWCFVALDARTGTITLGRDALGLAPLYYAAKRNRLTFASRLPDLLWLEGGGRRLNPMALAQLGYGHKRDTSTFFAGLSKAPAAQVLSVGADGSVLRRVRYWDPGAVPKLRYPRDEDYVEAFAGLYDEVVNNALTPGAKVGIALSSGLDSSSIAALAAPRMAASGYRLQAYSWAPGRRINTVPPRGRFWDERPQVAQLAARIGNIDVTTVEGNSGGLLATIRQMLKTVEEPSNALAGWHWYHRVWSRAAADGIGVLLTGDFGNYTVSLDRRNHAVPGWRDRYHAFRHRLRNRHLGRHTHARMLVRPDFVERMLADCPPQDPALTARWRKASHPLRSFYNILQSGGASLQCELGEAMQLEMRMPAIDRRMVDFCCGVPSEQHARHGQTKLLMRRAFVGRLPDTLLWNRQRGLSGGDVVQALAAEKEEVFALLDAAARCPLTREALDLPWLQARAARLGLDGSQSLDVMDAGLLMRGLTYMMFLQGFDDVAAK from the coding sequence GTGACGAGCATCGTTGTGTGGAACAAGTCCTTTCCGGGATTTGAGCCAAGCCATTTCGCAAGTCATCCATTTACTGGTTCACTCGGCTGCTGGCACGTAACCTCTTGCGCTGCACCGGTGCTGCTGCCGGGCGAGAATGGCTGGCTGTTCGCTTCCGCTCGCCTTGATAATCGTGCAGACGTTGCGGCTCGGCTGGAATTTTCCTCCGACCAAGCGCGGGTCCTTACCGATAGCGAACTGCTGAGTGCCGCATATGGCGCATGGGGTGCGCAATGTGGTGAGCATATGCTGGGCGCGTGGTGCTTCGTCGCGCTCGATGCGCGAACTGGCACTATCACGCTCGGCCGGGATGCCCTAGGTCTCGCGCCGCTCTATTATGCGGCAAAACGCAATCGCCTGACCTTTGCATCGCGCCTACCCGACCTGCTCTGGCTCGAAGGTGGCGGGCGCAGACTCAACCCGATGGCGCTGGCCCAACTGGGCTATGGCCACAAGCGCGATACCAGCACGTTCTTTGCTGGCTTGTCCAAGGCCCCCGCGGCGCAGGTGCTATCCGTCGGTGCCGATGGTTCAGTGTTGCGCCGGGTGCGATACTGGGACCCCGGTGCCGTGCCCAAACTGCGCTACCCGCGTGACGAGGATTATGTGGAGGCGTTTGCCGGCCTCTATGATGAAGTGGTCAACAATGCGCTGACTCCGGGTGCGAAGGTGGGTATCGCATTGAGTAGCGGGCTAGATTCCAGCTCGATCGCGGCATTGGCTGCGCCGCGAATGGCGGCATCTGGCTACCGTCTGCAAGCCTATAGCTGGGCACCGGGTCGCCGGATCAACACTGTGCCACCGCGGGGCCGATTTTGGGACGAGCGACCGCAAGTAGCGCAACTGGCTGCACGGATCGGCAATATCGACGTAACCACTGTAGAAGGCAATTCCGGTGGATTGCTGGCGACAATACGCCAGATGCTGAAAACCGTGGAAGAGCCAAGCAATGCATTGGCCGGCTGGCACTGGTATCATCGAGTGTGGAGCCGCGCTGCCGCCGATGGTATCGGCGTTCTGCTGACCGGCGATTTCGGTAATTATACTGTTTCGCTGGATCGCCGCAATCATGCGGTTCCCGGTTGGCGCGATCGCTACCACGCATTCCGGCACCGATTGCGAAACCGGCACCTGGGGCGCCATACTCATGCCCGGATGCTGGTCCGCCCCGACTTCGTCGAGCGCATGCTGGCCGATTGCCCGCCGCAGGATCCCGCGCTGACCGCACGTTGGCGCAAAGCCTCGCATCCATTGCGTTCGTTCTACAACATCCTGCAATCCGGTGGCGCATCGTTGCAATGCGAATTGGGCGAGGCGATGCAGCTCGAAATGCGCATGCCCGCGATCGATCGGCGTATGGTTGATTTTTGCTGTGGTGTTCCGTCCGAGCAACATGCTCGGCATGGACAGACGAAATTGCTGATGCGTCGCGCGTTTGTGGGGCGCTTGCCCGACACGCTGCTGTGGAACCGGCAACGTGGATTGTCTGGAGGCGACGTGGTGCAAGCGCTGGCCGCCGAGAAGGAGGAGGTTTTCGCGTTGCTGGACGCTGCTGCACGTTGTCCGCTCACACGTGAAGCGCTCGATCTGCCGTGGCTGCAGGCCCGGGCCGCACGGCTCGGATTGGATGGGTCGCAGTCACTCGATGTGATGGATGCCGGACTGCTGATGCGCGGGCTGACCTATATGATGTTCCTGCAAGGCTTCGACGACGTGGCTGCGAAATGA
- a CDS encoding glycosyltransferase family 2 protein — protein MIPDRLRKRLERAIDNGKWRYRMLPRWRPEAAPDIPITILVRSWNRPLHLWASLDSLWRESSASCRFILIDNASSDPLTHKVIDAFERRGMFVAVYRMSENQSDNQQVIYDRHRAEFGPYVVLADADVILCPSSGDWVRRMRRIMAARPSLALLGSVVDPVDFVTLEQARALEPDLPEPVLRELIKANSAERRQPRRMLASVINPYPPAGRLLMARTAVLDQTGAIIGARRLCEAIETTGHDVGITPRVVHRHLSLLNLFDYPAYDYDQLYQYLGHAAPDRQAG, from the coding sequence ATGATTCCGGATCGTCTCCGCAAACGTCTCGAGCGGGCAATCGACAACGGCAAGTGGCGCTATCGCATGCTGCCCCGCTGGCGTCCGGAAGCTGCGCCCGACATACCCATCACCATCCTTGTGCGCAGCTGGAACCGGCCGTTGCACTTGTGGGCATCGCTCGACTCGCTGTGGCGCGAGTCATCGGCCTCCTGCCGCTTCATCCTGATCGACAATGCGTCGAGTGACCCGCTGACGCACAAGGTCATCGACGCGTTCGAGCGCCGGGGCATGTTTGTCGCCGTATATCGGATGTCGGAGAACCAGTCGGATAACCAGCAGGTCATCTACGATCGGCACCGGGCCGAATTCGGCCCGTACGTGGTGCTGGCCGATGCGGATGTCATCTTATGCCCGAGCTCGGGCGATTGGGTGCGGCGGATGCGCCGCATCATGGCGGCGCGGCCGAGCCTGGCCTTGCTTGGATCGGTGGTGGACCCTGTAGATTTCGTAACGCTGGAGCAGGCGCGCGCCCTGGAACCAGACTTGCCCGAACCGGTCTTGCGCGAACTGATCAAGGCAAACAGCGCGGAACGACGCCAGCCCAGGCGCATGCTGGCATCGGTGATCAATCCATATCCCCCGGCGGGACGGCTGCTGATGGCCCGCACCGCCGTGCTGGACCAGACCGGCGCAATCATCGGAGCCCGGCGGCTGTGCGAGGCGATCGAAACGACCGGCCATGATGTGGGAATTACGCCGCGGGTGGTGCACCGCCACCTCTCGCTGCTCAATCTGTTCGATTATCCCGCCTACGACTACGATCAGCTCTATCAATATCTCGGCCATGCCGCACCGGACAGGCAGGCAGGCTAG
- a CDS encoding sulfotransferase, protein MLPNFLCIGAQKCGTTTLWHMLDAHPDICMARPRETRFFSEDVRHAEGVPAYELRHFAHWRGERAVGEKCPEYLYLPHVPERVLRALGGELKFLICLRSPAQRAYAHYRHNIAQLREARPFADVLEDEVATIRAGGFVAPPFGYIGRGDYAAQLERYFDLFGRERCYVINFEEIVARQTAVAAGVFRFLEVEPRALPQHFHAGHASFGDMRLWVDNLQGAPRVHLLQGTSAVTSGGLRGLWRALSGHGAVPGAPVQVRAPSPELQAFAGNFAALRELPRRLSQDDELRINQCYFSEAIERSAALLGTGFARWLEAGEAWVDRP, encoded by the coding sequence ATGCTCCCCAATTTCCTGTGCATCGGCGCGCAGAAATGCGGTACGACGACGCTCTGGCACATGCTAGATGCTCATCCTGATATCTGCATGGCGCGCCCGCGCGAAACCCGCTTCTTCAGCGAGGATGTGCGCCATGCCGAAGGCGTGCCCGCCTATGAGCTCCGGCACTTTGCCCATTGGCGGGGTGAGCGCGCCGTAGGTGAGAAGTGCCCGGAATATCTCTACCTGCCGCATGTGCCGGAACGAGTCCTGCGGGCGCTGGGCGGCGAGCTGAAATTCCTGATCTGCCTGCGCAGTCCGGCACAGCGGGCCTATGCGCATTATCGGCACAATATCGCGCAATTGCGCGAAGCCCGGCCTTTTGCAGATGTGCTGGAGGATGAAGTGGCAACAATCCGCGCCGGCGGCTTCGTGGCACCACCGTTCGGCTATATCGGCAGGGGCGATTATGCGGCGCAACTGGAGCGTTATTTCGATCTGTTTGGCCGCGAGCGATGCTATGTCATCAACTTCGAGGAGATTGTGGCCCGTCAAACGGCCGTGGCAGCCGGCGTCTTCCGTTTTCTTGAAGTGGAGCCTCGCGCGCTGCCGCAGCATTTTCATGCCGGCCATGCCTCGTTCGGCGACATGCGCCTCTGGGTTGACAATCTGCAAGGCGCTCCGCGTGTGCATTTGTTGCAAGGTACGAGTGCGGTGACCAGCGGCGGCTTGCGGGGACTCTGGCGCGCATTGAGCGGGCATGGCGCGGTTCCCGGCGCGCCCGTGCAAGTGCGCGCGCCATCTCCGGAGCTGCAAGCGTTCGCGGGCAACTTTGCAGCGTTGCGTGAGCTCCCCAGACGGCTGTCGCAGGACGATGAGTTGCGCATTAACCAATGCTATTTTTCCGAAGCGATAGAGCGATCAGCGGCCCTGCTCGGCACTGGCTTCGCGCGTTGGCTAGAGGCGGGCGAAGCGTGGGTGGATCGTCCATGA
- a CDS encoding nucleotidyltransferase family protein has product MPLGCSTGCWVMAETNGCAHPERAGEVVLALMSPVAPLMQADIDVLEEADWGEIARLVNAHRLQPLLHWSLESYRPALVLPEAVVRDWMMVRRQQAMRALAIKSLLGRIASLFDTAELPWRALKGAYLAFHTYDAPELRPMRDLDLLVPESRVGEAFAMLLANGGSRLANIAGEPEAFLATNRKHMPPILFAKADICVELHTHLLAPAQATPGLASEAVLACAPLREASDPIPYIDRERLVLHLIIHAVYEHKFDNGPLAFTDIASVVGSQPFDWARFWRMCREGEHERGAVLALRIAEYICGQPLIDRTLDDAPDRVALPDVPDSWIVRLLPALTRTQEDRVEYALSNQISGGNGSASAARMLNGRLFRSRQELISEFGEDGSRYVVLCARLWSRLLLSRLPSIWRFIRRSNHAPRTVRMREIDAWLAGGASEPS; this is encoded by the coding sequence ATGCCGCTCGGCTGCTCGACAGGGTGCTGGGTCATGGCTGAGACCAACGGCTGCGCCCACCCCGAACGCGCCGGGGAAGTCGTGCTGGCACTGATGTCGCCAGTAGCGCCGCTGATGCAGGCAGATATCGATGTGCTGGAAGAGGCCGACTGGGGTGAGATCGCGCGCCTGGTCAATGCGCATCGCCTGCAACCGCTGCTCCACTGGTCGCTGGAAAGCTACCGGCCAGCACTGGTTCTGCCGGAAGCCGTGGTCCGCGACTGGATGATGGTGCGGCGGCAGCAGGCCATGCGGGCGCTGGCGATCAAAAGCCTGCTGGGGCGCATCGCCAGCCTGTTCGACACAGCGGAACTGCCTTGGCGAGCACTCAAAGGTGCATATCTCGCCTTTCACACTTACGATGCGCCGGAACTGCGACCGATGCGCGATCTCGACCTCCTCGTGCCCGAATCGCGGGTCGGTGAGGCATTTGCAATGCTCCTGGCCAATGGAGGCAGTCGTTTGGCCAACATCGCTGGTGAGCCCGAGGCATTTCTGGCGACCAATCGCAAGCACATGCCGCCGATCCTGTTCGCCAAGGCCGACATTTGTGTTGAACTGCACACCCATCTGCTTGCGCCCGCGCAGGCAACGCCAGGGCTGGCGAGCGAGGCGGTACTGGCCTGCGCGCCCCTTCGCGAGGCCAGCGATCCGATCCCTTATATCGATCGCGAGCGGCTCGTGCTGCATCTAATCATCCACGCAGTCTATGAGCACAAGTTCGACAATGGGCCACTGGCCTTCACCGATATCGCCAGCGTCGTCGGTAGCCAGCCATTCGATTGGGCGCGATTCTGGCGGATGTGTCGCGAAGGAGAGCATGAGCGCGGCGCCGTGCTCGCGCTCCGGATTGCCGAATATATCTGCGGGCAGCCCCTAATCGATCGGACTCTGGACGACGCCCCAGATCGCGTCGCCCTTCCCGACGTTCCAGATTCATGGATCGTCCGGCTACTGCCCGCGCTGACCCGGACCCAGGAAGATCGCGTGGAATATGCGTTGTCCAACCAGATCAGCGGCGGGAACGGGAGTGCATCGGCCGCGCGCATGCTCAATGGCCGCCTGTTCCGCAGCCGCCAGGAACTGATCTCGGAATTCGGCGAGGACGGATCGCGCTATGTCGTGCTGTGCGCTCGACTGTGGAGCCGGCTGTTGCTCAGCAGATTGCCCAGCATCTGGCGCTTCATTCGCCGCAGCAACCACGCCCCCCGGACGGTACGGATGCGCGAAATCGATGCCTGGCTGGCCGGCGGTGCGAGCGAGCCGTCGTGA
- a CDS encoding glycosyltransferase family 2 protein, which translates to MIIPCFRVTRTIAGALDSIETQRLPSDVAIEVILVVDGLKADADAIAGLFDARATPYRFAATLAILRRNLGAGMARSHGWALCSGELVAMLDDDDVWYPDKLALQLALHRSYPEQIASGHQYGSRPPGLAGILPRIMHAGRPQPVSLRQLLWRPRFIPTTVMIRRAAWPRGPERFRNGEDMLMNFMIAAHQPMLGLAIDLAGRSPHAPPAHADRDSLSRRRLRSRLSQMRNYVLLVWRGQLNPLVLPPLLVWSIALGLRRYLLDGAEFIGRILARNWARPDA; encoded by the coding sequence GTGATCATCCCCTGCTTCCGCGTCACGCGGACCATCGCCGGCGCGCTCGACAGCATCGAGACACAGCGCCTGCCGAGTGACGTCGCCATCGAAGTCATTCTCGTTGTCGATGGATTGAAGGCAGATGCCGATGCCATTGCCGGCCTGTTCGATGCTCGCGCTACGCCGTATCGGTTTGCTGCAACGCTGGCGATACTGCGGCGAAACCTGGGGGCGGGCATGGCCCGATCGCATGGTTGGGCGCTGTGTTCGGGCGAACTGGTGGCGATGCTTGACGACGATGATGTATGGTATCCTGACAAGCTGGCTCTGCAATTGGCCCTGCACCGAAGCTATCCCGAGCAGATCGCGAGCGGGCACCAGTATGGCAGCCGGCCTCCTGGCTTGGCGGGGATCTTGCCCCGCATCATGCATGCGGGCAGGCCGCAGCCGGTGTCGTTGCGACAGTTGTTGTGGCGCCCGCGCTTCATCCCCACCACGGTGATGATCCGGCGGGCGGCATGGCCGCGGGGGCCGGAGCGTTTCCGGAACGGTGAAGACATGCTGATGAATTTCATGATCGCGGCGCACCAGCCGATGCTGGGGCTGGCGATCGATCTGGCTGGTCGATCGCCGCATGCGCCACCCGCCCACGCCGACCGGGACAGCCTGTCGCGCCGCCGATTGCGATCCCGACTGAGCCAGATGCGCAATTACGTCCTGCTCGTCTGGCGCGGCCAGCTCAATCCGTTGGTGCTCCCACCCCTGCTGGTCTGGAGCATAGCTCTCGGGCTGCGGCGCTATCTGCTGGATGGGGCCGAGTTTATCGGACGAATCCTTGCCCGAAACTGGGCACGGCCGGATGCTTGA
- a CDS encoding PqqD family protein — protein MVLATIVKNETILLDTAREHYFSLNAVGGRFWSLIAMDGSSERAVACIAQEFCADEAVVRADLVRLWDQLCANGLASAACEDGREDAR, from the coding sequence ATGGTCCTTGCCACGATCGTCAAGAATGAGACGATACTGCTAGACACCGCGCGCGAGCATTATTTCAGCCTGAATGCAGTGGGGGGGCGGTTCTGGTCGCTGATTGCCATGGATGGATCCTCCGAGCGGGCGGTGGCCTGCATCGCGCAGGAATTCTGCGCGGATGAAGCGGTGGTGCGCGCCGATCTGGTGCGCTTGTGGGACCAACTGTGCGCCAACGGCCTGGCCAGCGCGGCTTGCGAAGACGGTCGCGAAGACGCGCGATGA
- a CDS encoding sulfotransferase, translated as MIAKPSAFPDSVRGLALRLLGIGTAPRNFVVFIGNPRSGTTLVRSLLNAHPNVVIANEFNILAAFQQGERDWRRVLGGIRRHAAWFDAKPVWQGYDYRINARRKTPASAIRVIGDKKAGRTTLLFARHPELLEAFLAWCPVPVKFIHCVRHPLDVIATKTARNAMTLDENIDLYFQREAETAQICERVGPDACHSVYLEELIAQPRRTLAELARFLGIVADGRYAESCAGLIFADARQTREGLSWSPDQLDRIARDSAAIQALAGYAMPVPAGIEASSQVDASEPGRGREVL; from the coding sequence ATGATCGCGAAGCCGTCTGCCTTTCCCGACAGTGTTCGCGGCCTGGCGCTGCGGCTGCTGGGCATCGGCACGGCACCACGGAATTTCGTGGTATTCATTGGCAATCCGCGATCCGGCACGACCTTGGTGCGCAGCCTGCTCAATGCCCACCCGAATGTGGTGATCGCCAACGAGTTCAATATTCTTGCCGCATTCCAGCAAGGGGAGCGTGACTGGCGCCGGGTACTGGGCGGAATACGCCGCCATGCCGCTTGGTTCGATGCCAAGCCGGTCTGGCAGGGGTATGACTATCGCATAAATGCAAGGCGCAAAACGCCTGCCAGCGCGATCCGGGTGATCGGTGACAAGAAGGCGGGGCGCACCACTTTGCTGTTCGCCCGGCATCCCGAGCTGCTCGAGGCGTTTCTGGCATGGTGCCCGGTCCCGGTGAAATTTATCCACTGCGTACGCCATCCGCTCGACGTGATCGCCACCAAGACCGCGCGCAACGCGATGACGCTCGATGAGAACATCGACCTCTATTTCCAGCGCGAGGCGGAGACCGCGCAGATTTGCGAGCGAGTAGGGCCGGACGCTTGTCACAGCGTGTATCTGGAGGAACTGATTGCGCAGCCCCGGCGAACGCTGGCCGAGCTCGCGCGGTTTCTGGGAATCGTGGCCGATGGGCGCTATGCGGAAAGCTGCGCCGGGCTGATTTTTGCAGATGCGCGGCAGACCCGCGAGGGCCTATCCTGGTCGCCTGACCAGCTTGACCGGATCGCTCGGGATAGCGCGGCCATCCAGGCGCTGGCGGGTTATGCGATGCCCGTGCCGGCTGGCATCGAAGCATCGAGCCAGGTCGACGCCAGCGAGCCCGGACGCGGGCGGGAGGTCTTGTGA
- a CDS encoding radical SAM/SPASM domain-containing protein encodes MPIPLFKRLLVELQSNCNRNCFFCNREFDTSGKRYDADRRKVIRRMPTEQAISILNQAQAMGFSGNVAFHHYSEPFLDDRIIDMAHAARERGMVPYEHTNGDVLRQDKALSRAAAEVFDHIVVGLYDYKSEDELREEMAFWEDRLAGTRLRFSLGGDVFPRVMTPHDTRMFREKQTYPGAPCLRPLMRLIVHYDGMVPLCCEDMETRFDLGNAFSTGIADLWFSDRHVEIVKALKKGERHRFALCAQCPIPPVSSPTLLSRLRGRVKAALPAFVVRH; translated from the coding sequence ATGCCCATCCCGCTGTTCAAGCGGCTGCTTGTGGAATTGCAGTCAAACTGCAATCGCAACTGCTTTTTCTGCAATCGTGAATTCGACACCTCGGGCAAACGGTATGACGCCGATCGCCGCAAGGTCATCCGGCGCATGCCGACCGAACAGGCGATCTCGATCCTCAACCAGGCGCAAGCCATGGGCTTCTCCGGAAATGTAGCCTTTCACCACTATAGCGAGCCGTTTCTGGACGATCGCATCATCGACATGGCTCATGCCGCGCGGGAACGGGGCATGGTGCCCTATGAGCACACCAACGGTGACGTGCTGCGGCAGGACAAGGCACTGAGCCGGGCCGCAGCCGAAGTGTTCGATCACATCGTAGTTGGCCTCTATGACTACAAGTCGGAGGACGAACTGCGCGAGGAGATGGCATTCTGGGAAGATCGCCTGGCCGGGACGCGGTTGCGGTTCAGCCTCGGCGGGGATGTGTTTCCCCGGGTGATGACCCCGCATGACACGCGCATGTTCCGGGAAAAGCAGACGTACCCGGGCGCGCCCTGCCTTCGACCGCTGATGCGTTTGATCGTGCATTACGATGGCATGGTGCCGCTCTGTTGCGAAGACATGGAAACCCGCTTCGACCTCGGCAACGCCTTTTCCACGGGCATCGCCGATCTGTGGTTTTCCGATCGCCATGTCGAGATCGTCAAGGCGCTGAAAAAGGGGGAGCGCCACCGTTTTGCCTTGTGCGCGCAATGCCCGATCCCGCCTGTCTCATCGCCGACACTGCTGTCCCGTCTGCGCGGTCGGGTCAAGGCGGCACTGCCTGCGTTTGTGGTGCGGCACTGA
- a CDS encoding lasso peptide biosynthesis B2 protein — MPALLRAPGRTVLRTGQLALILGVHAAIHRFGLAAVRGLLEKFHPLAPALTTEREAEIVRGLALHWRWVRQRAPSRFRGNCLSQSVTLWWLLRLRGIDTKLCIGIDRRSEQFSAHAWVEHRGLALNAGAAVRDNFATFGHDFAKG; from the coding sequence TTGCCCGCCTTGCTGCGCGCGCCGGGGCGGACGGTGCTGCGCACAGGCCAGCTGGCGCTGATCCTTGGCGTGCATGCTGCCATACATCGGTTCGGACTTGCGGCGGTGCGCGGTCTGCTGGAAAAGTTCCATCCCTTGGCACCCGCGCTCACGACCGAGCGCGAGGCTGAGATCGTGCGAGGACTTGCCTTACATTGGCGCTGGGTGAGGCAGCGCGCACCTTCTCGGTTTCGTGGCAACTGCCTGTCCCAATCGGTCACCTTGTGGTGGCTGTTGCGCTTGCGGGGAATCGATACGAAACTGTGCATCGGCATTGATCGGCGGTCGGAGCAATTCAGTGCCCATGCCTGGGTCGAACATCGCGGCCTGGCCCTCAATGCGGGCGCTGCGGTGCGCGATAACTTCGCGACTTTCGGCCATGATTTCGCCAAAGGGTAG
- a CDS encoding 2OG-Fe(II) oxygenase: MSLLGVSAGPDGAVLEIEAALVAAQGLHASYRLAEPFPHVVIDDFLDATLAYALHAAFPQRERASVVREGAMQNGKFGYRPKTLAGQESLRLLELCNSVPMARFLQALTGHRDLRPDAEAIGGGFHETVQGGHLSIHADFSKHPKRRLARRINLLVYLQPDWDETWGGELELWHPDMRGLAARIMPRFNRAVIFDTTATSFHGHPQPLTCPTNQSRKSLALYFYNHPKFCERLTTHTLWRP; encoded by the coding sequence ATGAGCCTGCTGGGGGTCAGTGCCGGCCCAGACGGGGCGGTGCTGGAAATCGAGGCCGCGTTGGTTGCCGCGCAGGGTCTGCATGCATCCTATCGCCTCGCCGAACCATTCCCGCATGTGGTCATTGATGATTTCCTCGATGCTACCCTGGCTTATGCCCTGCACGCAGCATTTCCGCAGCGGGAACGAGCCAGCGTAGTGCGCGAGGGGGCTATGCAGAACGGCAAGTTCGGATACCGGCCCAAGACCCTGGCGGGACAAGAATCGTTGCGCTTGCTCGAATTGTGCAATTCCGTTCCGATGGCCCGCTTTCTCCAAGCATTAACTGGCCATCGCGATCTTCGACCCGATGCCGAAGCGATTGGCGGCGGGTTTCACGAGACAGTGCAAGGCGGGCACCTGTCCATTCATGCCGATTTTAGCAAACACCCCAAGCGTCGGCTGGCGCGTCGGATCAACCTCCTTGTCTATCTCCAGCCCGATTGGGACGAAACTTGGGGAGGAGAACTTGAATTGTGGCATCCGGATATGCGCGGCCTTGCCGCGCGCATCATGCCGCGCTTCAACCGGGCCGTGATCTTCGACACTACCGCCACTTCATTTCACGGCCATCCGCAACCGTTGACCTGCCCCACCAACCAGTCCCGCAAGTCGCTGGCACTCTATTTCTACAATCATCCAAAGTTTTGCGAGCGCTTGACCACCCACACACTGTGGCGGCCTTGA
- a CDS encoding cation-translocating P-type ATPase, with protein sequence MLTGADMATMTDVALRQRLDSVSVCARIMPDQKLRLVEASKAQGGIVAMTGDGVNDAPSLKAAHIGIAMGGRGTDVAREAASVVLLDDDFGSIVTGVRMGRRIYDNLRKAMAFIVAVHIPVAGIALLPLVTGLPLLLGPIHIAFIEMIIDPVCSLAFEAETEERDVMTRPPRARTTPLVSRSLIAWSALQGICVLLMSAFWTAALVRSGAGQEVVRAGTFMALVLGIIGLILVNRRFSPSVSAALARPNPALAWVLAVVAVIVAATQLVPQIAVLFRFAPVGWPVILLIVGSALALLFGLERLKRLWRGGLVA encoded by the coding sequence GTGCTGACCGGTGCGGACATGGCGACCATGACCGACGTAGCGCTGCGGCAGAGGCTGGACAGCGTGAGCGTTTGCGCTCGGATCATGCCTGACCAGAAGCTGCGGCTGGTAGAGGCGTCCAAGGCACAAGGCGGCATCGTGGCGATGACCGGCGACGGGGTGAATGACGCGCCATCGCTGAAGGCGGCGCATATCGGCATTGCAATGGGCGGACGCGGCACTGACGTCGCGCGCGAGGCGGCTTCGGTTGTGCTGCTCGACGATGATTTCGGGTCGATCGTGACCGGGGTTCGCATGGGGCGGCGCATCTACGACAATTTGCGCAAGGCGATGGCGTTCATCGTTGCGGTCCATATCCCGGTGGCGGGGATTGCACTGTTGCCGCTTGTCACCGGCCTTCCGTTGTTGCTCGGGCCAATTCATATCGCGTTTATCGAAATGATCATCGACCCGGTCTGTTCGCTCGCATTCGAGGCGGAGACCGAGGAGCGAGATGTGATGACACGACCGCCGCGTGCCCGCACGACGCCGCTGGTTTCGCGCAGCCTTATCGCCTGGTCGGCGCTGCAGGGGATCTGCGTGCTGTTGATGAGCGCGTTTTGGACCGCCGCGCTTGTGCGCAGCGGAGCGGGTCAGGAGGTGGTGCGCGCAGGCACGTTCATGGCGCTGGTGCTGGGCATCATAGGCCTGATTTTGGTGAACCGGCGTTTCAGTCCTTCGGTCAGCGCGGCGCTGGCCCGGCCCAATCCGGCGCTGGCATGGGTTCTGGCCGTGGTCGCGGTCATTGTAGCGGCGACGCAACTGGTGCCGCAAATTGCAGTGCTTTTCCGCTTTGCGCCGGTGGGCTGGCCGGTGATCCTGCTGATCGTGGGCAGCGCCCTGGCCTTGCTGTTCGGGCTGGAGCGGTTGAAGCGGCTGTGGCGTGGGGGACTGGTGGCCTGA